The Opisthocomus hoazin isolate bOpiHoa1 chromosome 30, bOpiHoa1.hap1, whole genome shotgun sequence genome has a window encoding:
- the POGZ gene encoding pogo transposable element with ZNF domain isoform X2, giving the protein MADTDLFMECEEEELEPWQKISDVIEDSVVEDYNSIDKTATAGNPLVQQSGQPLILTQNPTSGLGTMVTQPVLRPVQIMQNANHVTNSPVTSQPIFITTQGFPVRNVRPVQNTMNQVGIVLNVQQGQTVRPITLVPAPGTQFVKPTVGVPQVFSQMAQVRPGTTMPVRPTTNTFTTVIPATLTIRSTVPQSQAQQQSKSTPSTSTTPTPTQPTALGQLTVQQPGQSSQATNPKLVSIASFVTVKRPGVTGENSNEVAKLVNTVNTVPSLGQSPGPLVVSNSSPVHGSQRSSVSESSSSSSLKVSSSPIPTFDLQDGGRKVCPRCDAQFRVTEALRGHMCYCCPEMVEFLKKRKSLESEPNIQSAKPPSPEKTTAVASPPSSTPIPTLSPPAKAPEPNENMVDSSQSKLIMLVDDFYYGRDGGKVSQLLNFPKVPTSFRCPHCTKRLKNNIRFMNHMKHHVELDQQNGEVDVHTICQHCYRQFSTPFQLQCHLENVHSPYESTTKCKICEWAFESEPMFLQHMKDTHKPGEMPYVCQVCQYRSSLYSEVDSHFRMIHEDTRHLLCPYCLKVFKNGNAFQQHFMRHQKSVYHCNKCRLQFLFAKDKIEHKLQHHKTFRKPKQLEGLKPGTKVTIRASRGQPRTVLVSSNDMPQGTGQETTPLSSSTDPQPIFLYPPVQRNVQKRAVKKMSVLGRQTCLECSFEIPDFPNHFPTYVHCSLCRYSTCCSRAYANHMINNHVPRKSPKYLALFKNYTACGVKLSCSSCLFVTSEGDVMAKHLVFNPSHEFSNIIFQGPSWISHSRHIQPEDRSMKDTCPTYSPSKAATVKTKSVFPGNDDLEPELAPAAYSRPLVCQEEECFNIDAQEDEEPAKEPEPASKKEQLSVKKLRVVLFALCCNTEQAAEHFRNPQRRIRRWLRRFQAFQEENLASLSEGKYLSLEAEEKLAEWVLTQREQQLPVNEETLFQKATKIGRSLEGGFKISYEWAVRFMLRHNLSTHTRRAVAHPLPKDVEDNASCFIEFVQRQIHTQDLPLSMIAAIDEISLFLDVEVLSSDDRKENALQTVGTGEPWCDVVLTILADGSVLPTLVFYRGRVQQPANVPESIMLEAKENGYSDDEVMELWSSRVWQKHTECQNSKGMLVLDCHRTHLSEEVLSLLSASSTLPAVVPAGCSSKIQPLDVCIKRTVKNFLHKKWKEQAKEMADSTCDSDILLQLVLCWLAEALEVIGDSPELVQQSFLVASVLPGPDGTANSPTRNADMQEELIASLEEQLKLSDAQHEEPAAEAQDRSPAEESADPEILHQLFEGESETESFYGFEDADLDLMEI; this is encoded by the exons CTGGCAATCCTCTTGTTCAGCAAAGTGGACAGCCGCTAATCCTTACCCAGAACCCGACCTCGGGTCTGGGCACAATGGTGACTCAGCCAGTGTTACGACCTGTACAGATCATGCAGAATGCCAACCATGTCACCAATTCACCGGTGACCAGCCAGCCCATCTTCATAACCACCCAG GGGTTTCCCGTGAGGAATGTGCGGCCTGTACAAAACACAATGAACCAGGTTGGAATTGTTCTGAATGTACAGCAAGGGCAAACCGTTAGACCCATCACCCTCGTCCCAG CCCCAGGTACCCAGTTTGTTAAACCAACAGTTGGAGTTCCTCAGGTGTTCTCTCAAATGGCCCAGGTGAGACCAGGTACAACCATGCCGGTCCGACCCACCACCAACACTTTCACTACGGTCATTCCGGCCACGCTAACCATCAGGAGCACTGTACCACAGTCCCAGGCACAACAGCAAAGTAAGTCCACTCCCAGCACCTCCACAACTCCTACTCCAACGCAGCCAACAGCACTGGGACAGTTAACTGTGCAGCAGCCAGGGCAGTCCAGTCAAGCCACTAACCCCAAATTAG TGAGTATCGCAAGCTTTGTGACTGTCAAGAGACCTGGAGTGACTGGTGAGAACAGCAACGAGGTTGCTAAGCTAGTGAATACCGTGAACACCGTTCCCTCGTTAGGGCAGAGCCCTGGCCCGCTGGTGGTTTCCAACAGCAGCCCTGTGCATGGTTCCCAGAGATCTAGTGTTTCAGAGTCgtcgtcatcatcatcattaaAAG tcagttcatctcCTATTCCCACGTTTGATTTGCAAGATGGTGGCAGGAAGGTCTGCCCAAGATGTGATGCTCAGTTCCGAGTCACTGAAGCTTTAAGAGGACATATGTGT tACTGCTGCCCTGAAATGGTTGAATTcctcaagaaaagaaaatctctaGAATCTGAACCAAATATTCAGTCTGCAAAGCCTCCGTCTCCAGAAAAAACTACAGCTGTTGCTTCACCACCCTCTTCTACTCCTATCCCTACACTGTCCCCACCTGCTAAAGCTCCAGAGCCGAATGAAAACATGGTTGACTCATCCCAAAGCAAGCTCATTATGTTAGTAGATGATTTCTACTATGGCAGAGATGGTGGCAAAGTGAGCCAGCTACTGAACTTCCCCAAGGTTCCAACTTCCTTCAGGTGTCCACACTGCACCAAGAGGCTAAAGAACAACATACG ATTCATGAACCACATGAAGCACCACGTTGAACTGGATCAGCAGAATGGAGAGGTGGATGTCCACACCATCTGTCAGCATTGCTACAGACAGTTCTCCACTCCGTTTCAGCTACAGTGTCACTTGGAGAATGTCCACAGCCCCTATGAGTCAACGA CAAAGTGCAAGATTTGCGAATGGGCATTCGAGAGTGAGCCAATGTTCCTGCAGCACATGAAGGACACGCACAAGCCGGGGGAGATGCCCTATGTTTGCCAG GTCTGTCAGTATCGTTCATCGCTCTATTCTGAGGTGGACAGCCATTTCCGAATGATCCACGAAGACACGCGGCACCTGCTCTGTCCTTACTGTCTCAAAGTCTTTAAGAACGGCAACGCTTTCCAGCAGCACTTCATGAGGCATCAG AAGAGTGTTTATCACTGCAACAAGTGTAGACTGCAGTTCCTATTTGCCAAGGATAAAATTGAACACAAGCTGCAGCACCACAAAACTTTCCGAAAGCCCAAACAATTAGAAGGATTGAAACCTGGAACCAAG GTTACAAtcagggcatctagaggacagcCACGGACGGTGCTGGTGTCTTCAAATGACATGCCGCAGGGCACGGGGCAGGAAACCACTCCGCTGTCATCTTCTACCGATCCCCAGCCCATCTTCCTGTATCCGCCTGTCCAGAGGAATGTCCAGAAGAGAGCGGTCAAAAAAAT GAGTGTCTTGGGCAGGCAGACGTGTCTGGAGTGCAGCTTCGAAATCCCCGACTTCCCCAACCACTTTCCCACCTACGTGCACTGTTCGCTGTGTCGCTACAGCACGTGCTGCTCCAGAGCTTACGCCAACCACATGATCAA CAACCATGTTCCTCGGAAGAGTCCCAAATACTTGGCTTTGTTTAAAAACTATACTGCCTG tgGTGTGAAGCTGTCCTGTTCCTCTTGCCTCTTTGTAACGTCTGAGGGTGATGTGATGGCCAAACATCTGGTCTTCAATCCGTCACACGAGTTTAGTAACATTATTTTCCAAG GGCCTTCTTGGATATCACATTCCAG GCACATTCAGCCCGAGGACAGAAGCATGAAGGACACGTGCCCCACCTATTCCCCAAGCAAAGCTGCTACTGTGAAAACAAAGTCTGTGTTTCCCGGGAACGACGACCTGGAGCCTGAGCTGGCACCGGCAGCCTACAGCCGGCCGCTGGTCTGCCAGGAGGAAGAGTGCTTCAACATTGATGCGCAGGAAGACGAGGAGCCAGCAAAGGAGCCCGAGCCTGCCAGCAAAAAGGAGCAGCTGTCGGTGAAAAAGCTGCGAGTTGTACTGTTCGCTTTGTGCTGCAACacggagcaggcagcagagcacttCCGAAATCCTCAGAGGCGGATCAGGCGCTGGCTGCGAAGGTTCCAAGCTTTCCAAGAAGAGAACTTGGCATCCCTGTCCGAGGGCAAGTACCTCAGCCTGGAGGCTGAAGAGAAGCTAGCGGAGTGGGTCCTCACGcagagagagcagcagctgcccgtgAACGAGGAGACCCTCTTCCAGAAAGCCACCAAGATTGGCCGGTCCCTTGAAGGTGGCTTCAAGATCTCCTACGAGTGGGCGGTGAGGTTCATGCTGCGGCACAACCTCAGCACGCATACGCGAAGGGCGGTGGCTCACCCTCTCCCCAAAGACGTAGAGGACAACGCCAGTTGCTTCATCGAGTTCGTGCAGCGGCAGATCCACACCCAAGACCTGCCTCTCTCCATGATCGCGGCCATCGATGAGATCTCGCTCTTCCTCGACGTGGAGGTGCTGAGCAGCGATGACAGGAAGGAGAACGCTCTGCAGACGGTGGGAACGGGGGAGCCCTGGTGCGACGTCGTCCTCACGATCCTCGCCGACGGAAGCGTTCTCCCGACGCTGGTCTTCTACAGGGGTCGTGTACAGCAGCCCGCCAACGTGCCGGAATCTATCATGCTGGAAGCGAAGGAGAACGGGTACAGCGACGACGAAGTCATGGAGCTGTGGTCGTCCCGAGTGTGGCAGAAGCACACGGAGTGCCAGAACAGCAAGGGCATGCTGGTGCTGGATTGTCACCGAACACACCTCTCGGAGGAGGTACTTTCCTTGCTGAGTGCGTCCAGCACTCTGCCGGCTGTggtccctgctggctgcagctccaaAATCCAGCCCCTGGATGTTTGTATAAAAAGGactgtgaaaaatttcttgcATAAAAAGTGGAAAGAGCAGGCCAAGGAAATGGCGGACTCCACGTGCGACTCGGacattcttctccagctggttTTGTGCTGGCTGGCAGAGGCCCTGGAGGTCATCGGTGACTCTCCTGAACTGGTGCAGCAGTCCTTCCTGGTGGCCAGCGTGCTGCCCGGCCCGGACGGCACGGCCAACTCGCCCACGCGCAACGCCGACATGCAGGAGGAGCTGATTGCCTCtctggaggagcagctgaagctgaGCGACGCGCAGCACGAGGAGCCGGCGGCCGAGGCCCAGGATCGGAGCCCGGCCGAGGAGTCCGCAGACCCCGAAATCCTCCATCAGCTCTTCGAAGGGGAGAGTGAGACTGAATCGTTTTACGGCTTCGAAGACGCGGATTTGGATCTGATGGAAATCTGA
- the POGZ gene encoding pogo transposable element with ZNF domain isoform X1 produces the protein MADTDLFMECEEEELEPWQKISDVIEDSVVEDYNSIDKTATAGNPLVQQSGQPLILTQNPTSGLGTMVTQPVLRPVQIMQNANHVTNSPVTSQPIFITTQGFPVRNVRPVQNTMNQVGIVLNVQQGQTVRPITLVPAPGTQFVKPTVGVPQVFSQMAQVRPGTTMPVRPTTNTFTTVIPATLTIRSTVPQSQAQQQSKSTPSTSTTPTPTQPTALGQLTVQQPGQSSQATNPKLVSIASFVTVKRPGVTGENSNEVAKLVNTVNTVPSLGQSPGPLVVSNSSPVHGSQRSSVSESSSSSSLKVSSSPIPTFDLQDGGRKVCPRCDAQFRVTEALRGHMCYCCPEMVEFLKKRKSLESEPNIQSAKPPSPEKTTAVASPPSSTPIPTLSPPAKAPEPNENMVDSSQSKLIMLVDDFYYGRDGGKVSQLLNFPKVPTSFRCPHCTKRLKNNIRFMNHMKHHVELDQQNGEVDVHTICQHCYRQFSTPFQLQCHLENVHSPYESTTKCKICEWAFESEPMFLQHMKDTHKPGEMPYVCQVCQYRSSLYSEVDSHFRMIHEDTRHLLCPYCLKVFKNGNAFQQHFMRHQKKSVYHCNKCRLQFLFAKDKIEHKLQHHKTFRKPKQLEGLKPGTKVTIRASRGQPRTVLVSSNDMPQGTGQETTPLSSSTDPQPIFLYPPVQRNVQKRAVKKMSVLGRQTCLECSFEIPDFPNHFPTYVHCSLCRYSTCCSRAYANHMINNHVPRKSPKYLALFKNYTACGVKLSCSSCLFVTSEGDVMAKHLVFNPSHEFSNIIFQGPSWISHSRHIQPEDRSMKDTCPTYSPSKAATVKTKSVFPGNDDLEPELAPAAYSRPLVCQEEECFNIDAQEDEEPAKEPEPASKKEQLSVKKLRVVLFALCCNTEQAAEHFRNPQRRIRRWLRRFQAFQEENLASLSEGKYLSLEAEEKLAEWVLTQREQQLPVNEETLFQKATKIGRSLEGGFKISYEWAVRFMLRHNLSTHTRRAVAHPLPKDVEDNASCFIEFVQRQIHTQDLPLSMIAAIDEISLFLDVEVLSSDDRKENALQTVGTGEPWCDVVLTILADGSVLPTLVFYRGRVQQPANVPESIMLEAKENGYSDDEVMELWSSRVWQKHTECQNSKGMLVLDCHRTHLSEEVLSLLSASSTLPAVVPAGCSSKIQPLDVCIKRTVKNFLHKKWKEQAKEMADSTCDSDILLQLVLCWLAEALEVIGDSPELVQQSFLVASVLPGPDGTANSPTRNADMQEELIASLEEQLKLSDAQHEEPAAEAQDRSPAEESADPEILHQLFEGESETESFYGFEDADLDLMEI, from the exons CTGGCAATCCTCTTGTTCAGCAAAGTGGACAGCCGCTAATCCTTACCCAGAACCCGACCTCGGGTCTGGGCACAATGGTGACTCAGCCAGTGTTACGACCTGTACAGATCATGCAGAATGCCAACCATGTCACCAATTCACCGGTGACCAGCCAGCCCATCTTCATAACCACCCAG GGGTTTCCCGTGAGGAATGTGCGGCCTGTACAAAACACAATGAACCAGGTTGGAATTGTTCTGAATGTACAGCAAGGGCAAACCGTTAGACCCATCACCCTCGTCCCAG CCCCAGGTACCCAGTTTGTTAAACCAACAGTTGGAGTTCCTCAGGTGTTCTCTCAAATGGCCCAGGTGAGACCAGGTACAACCATGCCGGTCCGACCCACCACCAACACTTTCACTACGGTCATTCCGGCCACGCTAACCATCAGGAGCACTGTACCACAGTCCCAGGCACAACAGCAAAGTAAGTCCACTCCCAGCACCTCCACAACTCCTACTCCAACGCAGCCAACAGCACTGGGACAGTTAACTGTGCAGCAGCCAGGGCAGTCCAGTCAAGCCACTAACCCCAAATTAG TGAGTATCGCAAGCTTTGTGACTGTCAAGAGACCTGGAGTGACTGGTGAGAACAGCAACGAGGTTGCTAAGCTAGTGAATACCGTGAACACCGTTCCCTCGTTAGGGCAGAGCCCTGGCCCGCTGGTGGTTTCCAACAGCAGCCCTGTGCATGGTTCCCAGAGATCTAGTGTTTCAGAGTCgtcgtcatcatcatcattaaAAG tcagttcatctcCTATTCCCACGTTTGATTTGCAAGATGGTGGCAGGAAGGTCTGCCCAAGATGTGATGCTCAGTTCCGAGTCACTGAAGCTTTAAGAGGACATATGTGT tACTGCTGCCCTGAAATGGTTGAATTcctcaagaaaagaaaatctctaGAATCTGAACCAAATATTCAGTCTGCAAAGCCTCCGTCTCCAGAAAAAACTACAGCTGTTGCTTCACCACCCTCTTCTACTCCTATCCCTACACTGTCCCCACCTGCTAAAGCTCCAGAGCCGAATGAAAACATGGTTGACTCATCCCAAAGCAAGCTCATTATGTTAGTAGATGATTTCTACTATGGCAGAGATGGTGGCAAAGTGAGCCAGCTACTGAACTTCCCCAAGGTTCCAACTTCCTTCAGGTGTCCACACTGCACCAAGAGGCTAAAGAACAACATACG ATTCATGAACCACATGAAGCACCACGTTGAACTGGATCAGCAGAATGGAGAGGTGGATGTCCACACCATCTGTCAGCATTGCTACAGACAGTTCTCCACTCCGTTTCAGCTACAGTGTCACTTGGAGAATGTCCACAGCCCCTATGAGTCAACGA CAAAGTGCAAGATTTGCGAATGGGCATTCGAGAGTGAGCCAATGTTCCTGCAGCACATGAAGGACACGCACAAGCCGGGGGAGATGCCCTATGTTTGCCAG GTCTGTCAGTATCGTTCATCGCTCTATTCTGAGGTGGACAGCCATTTCCGAATGATCCACGAAGACACGCGGCACCTGCTCTGTCCTTACTGTCTCAAAGTCTTTAAGAACGGCAACGCTTTCCAGCAGCACTTCATGAGGCATCAG AAGAAGAGTGTTTATCACTGCAACAAGTGTAGACTGCAGTTCCTATTTGCCAAGGATAAAATTGAACACAAGCTGCAGCACCACAAAACTTTCCGAAAGCCCAAACAATTAGAAGGATTGAAACCTGGAACCAAG GTTACAAtcagggcatctagaggacagcCACGGACGGTGCTGGTGTCTTCAAATGACATGCCGCAGGGCACGGGGCAGGAAACCACTCCGCTGTCATCTTCTACCGATCCCCAGCCCATCTTCCTGTATCCGCCTGTCCAGAGGAATGTCCAGAAGAGAGCGGTCAAAAAAAT GAGTGTCTTGGGCAGGCAGACGTGTCTGGAGTGCAGCTTCGAAATCCCCGACTTCCCCAACCACTTTCCCACCTACGTGCACTGTTCGCTGTGTCGCTACAGCACGTGCTGCTCCAGAGCTTACGCCAACCACATGATCAA CAACCATGTTCCTCGGAAGAGTCCCAAATACTTGGCTTTGTTTAAAAACTATACTGCCTG tgGTGTGAAGCTGTCCTGTTCCTCTTGCCTCTTTGTAACGTCTGAGGGTGATGTGATGGCCAAACATCTGGTCTTCAATCCGTCACACGAGTTTAGTAACATTATTTTCCAAG GGCCTTCTTGGATATCACATTCCAG GCACATTCAGCCCGAGGACAGAAGCATGAAGGACACGTGCCCCACCTATTCCCCAAGCAAAGCTGCTACTGTGAAAACAAAGTCTGTGTTTCCCGGGAACGACGACCTGGAGCCTGAGCTGGCACCGGCAGCCTACAGCCGGCCGCTGGTCTGCCAGGAGGAAGAGTGCTTCAACATTGATGCGCAGGAAGACGAGGAGCCAGCAAAGGAGCCCGAGCCTGCCAGCAAAAAGGAGCAGCTGTCGGTGAAAAAGCTGCGAGTTGTACTGTTCGCTTTGTGCTGCAACacggagcaggcagcagagcacttCCGAAATCCTCAGAGGCGGATCAGGCGCTGGCTGCGAAGGTTCCAAGCTTTCCAAGAAGAGAACTTGGCATCCCTGTCCGAGGGCAAGTACCTCAGCCTGGAGGCTGAAGAGAAGCTAGCGGAGTGGGTCCTCACGcagagagagcagcagctgcccgtgAACGAGGAGACCCTCTTCCAGAAAGCCACCAAGATTGGCCGGTCCCTTGAAGGTGGCTTCAAGATCTCCTACGAGTGGGCGGTGAGGTTCATGCTGCGGCACAACCTCAGCACGCATACGCGAAGGGCGGTGGCTCACCCTCTCCCCAAAGACGTAGAGGACAACGCCAGTTGCTTCATCGAGTTCGTGCAGCGGCAGATCCACACCCAAGACCTGCCTCTCTCCATGATCGCGGCCATCGATGAGATCTCGCTCTTCCTCGACGTGGAGGTGCTGAGCAGCGATGACAGGAAGGAGAACGCTCTGCAGACGGTGGGAACGGGGGAGCCCTGGTGCGACGTCGTCCTCACGATCCTCGCCGACGGAAGCGTTCTCCCGACGCTGGTCTTCTACAGGGGTCGTGTACAGCAGCCCGCCAACGTGCCGGAATCTATCATGCTGGAAGCGAAGGAGAACGGGTACAGCGACGACGAAGTCATGGAGCTGTGGTCGTCCCGAGTGTGGCAGAAGCACACGGAGTGCCAGAACAGCAAGGGCATGCTGGTGCTGGATTGTCACCGAACACACCTCTCGGAGGAGGTACTTTCCTTGCTGAGTGCGTCCAGCACTCTGCCGGCTGTggtccctgctggctgcagctccaaAATCCAGCCCCTGGATGTTTGTATAAAAAGGactgtgaaaaatttcttgcATAAAAAGTGGAAAGAGCAGGCCAAGGAAATGGCGGACTCCACGTGCGACTCGGacattcttctccagctggttTTGTGCTGGCTGGCAGAGGCCCTGGAGGTCATCGGTGACTCTCCTGAACTGGTGCAGCAGTCCTTCCTGGTGGCCAGCGTGCTGCCCGGCCCGGACGGCACGGCCAACTCGCCCACGCGCAACGCCGACATGCAGGAGGAGCTGATTGCCTCtctggaggagcagctgaagctgaGCGACGCGCAGCACGAGGAGCCGGCGGCCGAGGCCCAGGATCGGAGCCCGGCCGAGGAGTCCGCAGACCCCGAAATCCTCCATCAGCTCTTCGAAGGGGAGAGTGAGACTGAATCGTTTTACGGCTTCGAAGACGCGGATTTGGATCTGATGGAAATCTGA